The Bradyrhizobium guangxiense genomic sequence CCGGCCTCGGCGGCTCGGCGGTGGTCACCTCCGCCATCATCGGCTGCTTCAACGAATTCCGCAGCGATCAGTGGGACCGCCACGAAATCGCGGAGATGGCGTTCCAGGCCGAGCGGCTGATGCTCAACATCCCCGGCGGCTGGCAGGATCAGTACGCCACCGTGTTCGGCGGCTTCAATCACATGGAGTTCTTCTCCGACCAGAACACCATCGTACCGCTGCGTCTCGACCCCAACATCATCGCCGAGCTCGAGGAGAGCCTGGTGCTCTGCTACACCGGCTCCGGCCGCGATTCCGGCGCCATCCACCGCGACCAGAAGGCACAGCACGAGACCAGCGACGCCGTCGCCGCGGCTGCCAAGCAGAAGGAAGTCACGCGCGATATCCGGCGACACCTCCTGCGCGGCCAGCTGCTCGAATGCGGTCGGCTGATCGACGAGGCCTGGCACGCCAAGCGGAAGCTGAGCTCGAAGATCTCGTCGGACGCGATCGATGCGGTCTACGATTTCGCCAAGCAGCATGGTGCGGTCGGCGGCAAGCTGCTGGGCGCCGGCGGCGGCGGATATTTCATGTTCTTCGTACGTCCATTCGAGCGCTACCAGCTCATCGGTGCACTGGAACAACAGGGGCACAACTGTTCGCGCGTGATGTTCGAAGAGAACGGCCTGAGGACGTGGAAGTCGCGCTTTCCCACGCGATTCACCTGACGTTTATGAGACGAGAATGTTGATGACATCGCCCAAGCAGCCCGCTCCGGTCCGCATCGGCAACCATCTTCTGGGCGACGGCGAACCCTGCTACGTCATCGCCGAGATCGGCAACAACCACAATGGCGACTTCGACCGCGCCATCGCGCTGGTCGATGCCGCGGTCGCCGCCGGGGCCGATTGCGCCAAGTTCCAGATGCGCAAGCTTGACGAGGTCTATCGTGCATCGAGCCTCTCCGGCAAGGACGACGACCTCGCGGTCGAATATACGCTCGATCTGTTGCGGCGCTTCGAGCTTCCGACCGCGCAGCAGAAGAAGATCGCCGAGTACTGCGCAGCGAAGGGCATCCAGTATCTCTGCACGCCCTGGGACGCGAGCAGCGTCGCCGTGCTCGAAAGCTTCGGCGTGCAGGCCTACAAGGTTGCCTCGGCCGACCTCACCAACCTGCCCCTGCTCGCGCGCCTCGCCACCACCGGCAAGGCGCTGATCGTCTCGACCGGCATGAGCACGACGGAGGAGATCAGGGCCGCGGCAAGATTCCTCGACGAACGCAACGCGAGCTACGTGCTGCTGCATTGCCAGAGCACTTATCCGGCCGCGCTCCACAACATCCATCTGCGTTTCATGGAGACGCTGCGCGAGATCCATCCGGTCGTCGGCTATTCGGGCCACGAGCGCGGGATTGCCGTTTCGACCGCCGCCGTCGCGCTCGGCGCCGTCGTCATCGAGCGCCACATCACCCTCGACCGCGAGATGGAGGGGCCGGACCATGCCGCGAGCCTGGAGCCGGAAGAATTCAAGGCACTCGTCTCCGGCATCCGCGAGGTCGAGGCGGCGCGGGGCGAGAAGCGGGCCGAGCGCGCGCTGAGCCAGGGCGAGTTGATCAACCGCGAAAATCTCGCCAAGAGCCTGGTGGCCGCGCGCGACCTTTCGGCCGGCACCGTGATCTCCGAAGCCGACATCGCCGTGAAGAGCCCGGGACAGGGCCTGTCGCCGCTGAAGATGCCAGCGCTGCTCGGTCGCAAGCTGACGCGGACGATGGCGGCCGACGACTATTTCTTCCAAAGCGATCTCGACGAAGGCGCGGCAAAGGCACGGCGATACCGCTTCGACCGCCCCTGGGGCGTGCCCGTGCGTTATCACGACGCCGAGCGCTTTCTGGAAATCTGCAAGCCCGACATCATCGAGTTCCATCTCAGCTACAGCGACATGGAGCGCGATCCCGCGGCCTATCTTTCCGGTACCTACGATCTCGGCTTCGTCGTGCACGCGCCCGAGCTGTTCGCCGGCTCCAAGCTGATGGACCTTGCAACGCCGGACGAGGCGCTGCGGCGCTATTCACTGGAGCAGACACAGGCGGTGATCGACATCACCCGCGGCCTGAAGAAGTACTTTCCAAAGACCAAGCGCCCGCCCATCGTCGCCAATATCGGCGGCTTCACCATGGACGAGCCGCTGCCGCCAGAGGAGAAGGCGGAACGCTACCGCATCTTCGCGCAGAGCTTGACTGAGCTCGACATGGATGGTGTCGAGCTGACGCCGCAGACCATGGCGCCGTTCCCCTGGCATTTCGGCGGCCAGCGCCACCAGAACATCTTTATCTTCCCCGAGGAGTCGGCCGCATTCTGCGCCAAGCATAACTTACGCATGTGCGTCGACATCTCGCACACGAAACTCGCCGCCAATCATTTCGGCTTCGACTTCGCGCAAGGTCTCGCCCAGCTCGGGCCACACACCGCGCATCTGCACTTCGGCGACGCCAAAGGGCTCGACGGCGAAGGCCTCCAGATCGGCGAAGGCGAGATCGATTTCGACGAGATCGGCCAGGTCCTGCGCAAGCATGCACCGACCGCCTCGTTCATTCCCGAGATATGGCAAGGCCACAAGAACATGGGCGAAGGCTTCTGGACCGCGCTCGAGCGCCTCGAGGGACACATCTGATGGCGCGCAAGACGCTGGCCGTGATCGCCGCGCGCGGCGGCTCGAAGGGCATCCCGCACAAGAACCTGCTCGATCTCTGCGGCAAACCGTTGATCGCTTGGACCGTCGAGCAGGCCCGCGCGGCGCGGGGCGTCGACGTGGTGGCGGTCTCGTCGGACAGCGACAACATCCTCGCCGCGGCTGAGGCCGCTGGAGCTGTCGGCGTGCGGCGCCCGGACGACATTTCCGGCGACCTCGCTTCCTCCGAATCCGCTTGGCTGCATGCGCTCGAGGCCATCGATGCGCGCCTCGGGCGCTTCGAGCGCATCGTCGCGCTCCAGGCGACCTCGCCGATCCGCGAATCCGCCGACATCGAGCAGGCCCTCGAGACCTT encodes the following:
- a CDS encoding N-acetylneuraminate synthase family protein; the encoded protein is MTSPKQPAPVRIGNHLLGDGEPCYVIAEIGNNHNGDFDRAIALVDAAVAAGADCAKFQMRKLDEVYRASSLSGKDDDLAVEYTLDLLRRFELPTAQQKKIAEYCAAKGIQYLCTPWDASSVAVLESFGVQAYKVASADLTNLPLLARLATTGKALIVSTGMSTTEEIRAAARFLDERNASYVLLHCQSTYPAALHNIHLRFMETLREIHPVVGYSGHERGIAVSTAAVALGAVVIERHITLDREMEGPDHAASLEPEEFKALVSGIREVEAARGEKRAERALSQGELINRENLAKSLVAARDLSAGTVISEADIAVKSPGQGLSPLKMPALLGRKLTRTMAADDYFFQSDLDEGAAKARRYRFDRPWGVPVRYHDAERFLEICKPDIIEFHLSYSDMERDPAAYLSGTYDLGFVVHAPELFAGSKLMDLATPDEALRRYSLEQTQAVIDITRGLKKYFPKTKRPPIVANIGGFTMDEPLPPEEKAERYRIFAQSLTELDMDGVELTPQTMAPFPWHFGGQRHQNIFIFPEESAAFCAKHNLRMCVDISHTKLAANHFGFDFAQGLAQLGPHTAHLHFGDAKGLDGEGLQIGEGEIDFDEIGQVLRKHAPTASFIPEIWQGHKNMGEGFWTALERLEGHI
- a CDS encoding acylneuraminate cytidylyltransferase family protein, encoding MARKTLAVIAARGGSKGIPHKNLLDLCGKPLIAWTVEQARAARGVDVVAVSSDSDNILAAAEAAGAVGVRRPDDISGDLASSESAWLHALEAIDARLGRFERIVALQATSPIRESADIEQALETFDREHLDSLLSVCEVEDYFNWRIGANGPEPINYDFRNRRMRQQIEKRYLENGSFYVLIPSLLREQNNRLGGKIGFHVMERHKMFQIDRPEDVKLCAAIMRSYGYA
- a CDS encoding CBS domain-containing protein, with amino-acid sequence MADKSHVTIAETETIEEAFRRLNANMLGILFAQDASGRIVGAVTDGDIRRRMLTGLTIHDRVATCVNRNFVWARSGGPREQILKLLDQRVHVVPMLDGEGRLVDVFSRELFNLSEESEVFARARSPVRISFSGGGTDLTHYFVANDGGAVINATIKMYAHATLRRRNDSSIRIYSHDFRRTIEANNLADLGTDGDLALIKSVVRLIKPAYGFELEVSADFPVGSGLGGSAVVTSAIIGCFNEFRSDQWDRHEIAEMAFQAERLMLNIPGGWQDQYATVFGGFNHMEFFSDQNTIVPLRLDPNIIAELEESLVLCYTGSGRDSGAIHRDQKAQHETSDAVAAAAKQKEVTRDIRRHLLRGQLLECGRLIDEAWHAKRKLSSKISSDAIDAVYDFAKQHGAVGGKLLGAGGGGYFMFFVRPFERYQLIGALEQQGHNCSRVMFEENGLRTWKSRFPTRFT